One segment of Hippopotamus amphibius kiboko isolate mHipAmp2 chromosome 2, mHipAmp2.hap2, whole genome shotgun sequence DNA contains the following:
- the LOC130844464 gene encoding cGMP-specific 3',5'-cyclic phosphodiesterase-like translates to MVNAWFAERVHSIPVCKEGVRGHTEACSCPSQQSPRAESSVPGTPTRKISTSEFDRPLRPIVVKDSEGTVSFLSDSEKKEQMPLTPPRFDNDEGDQCSRLLELVKDISSHLDVTALCHKIFLHIHGLISADRYSLFLVCEDSSNDKFLISRLFDVAEGSTLEEASNNCIRLEWNKGIVGHVAALGEPLNIKDAYEVLKELGDAHCVDEDLLYSFS, encoded by the coding sequence ATGGTCAATGCATGGTTTGCTGAGAGAGTTCACAGCATCCCTGTGTGCAAGGAAGGCGTCAGAGGCCACACGGAAGCTTGCTCTTGCCCCTCGCAGCAGAGTCCCCGTGCAGAGAGCAGCGTCCCTGGAACACCAACCAGGAAAATCTCCACCTCCGAATTTGATCGGCCTCTTAGACCCATTGTCGTCAAGGATTCTGAGGGAACTGTGAGCTTCCTCTCtgactcagaaaagaaggaacagatgccTCTAACCCCCCCAAGGTTTGATAATGATGAAGGGGACCAGTGCTCAAGACTCTTGGAATTAGTGAAAGATATTTCTAGTCACTTGGATGTCACAGCCTTATGTCACAAAATTTTCTTGCACATCCATGGACTCATCTCCGCTGACCGCTATTCCCTGTTCCTTGTCTGTGAGGACAGCTCCAACGACAAGTTTCTTATCAGCCGCCTCTTTGATGTTGCAGAAGGTTCAACACTGGAAGAAGCTTCAAATAACTGTATCCGCTTAGAGTGGAACAAAGGCATCGTGGGACATGTGGCTGCTCTTGGTGAGCCCTTGAACATCAAAGATGCATATgag